One Anthonomus grandis grandis chromosome 14, icAntGran1.3, whole genome shotgun sequence DNA window includes the following coding sequences:
- the LOC126744613 gene encoding kanadaptin-like codes for HISGEIEKEITDLERKCRQNKAEVVNKDDAKPGTSGSSGFHENDDHSTTEDERKKKKNQKRNEQRQHKTEIDKRKGYAEDASKENYSMWVPPTDQTGDGRTSLNEKLGY; via the exons CACATTTCCGGGGAAATCGAGAAGGAAATCACCGATTTGGAGCGGAAGTGTCGTCAGAATAAAGCGGAAGTGGTGAACAAGGATGACGCGAAACCGGGAACAAGCGGGTCTAGTGGGTTTCATGAAAATG ATGACCACTCGACCACCGAGGACgagagaaagaagaagaagaatcagaaacgaaaCGAACAAAGACAACACAAAACAGAGATAGATAAACGCAAGGGTTACGCCGAAGACGCCTCAAAGGAGAACTACAGCATGTGGGTACCACCGACCGATCAAACCGGAGACGGTCGTACCAGTTTGAACGAAAAATTgggttattaa